In Perognathus longimembris pacificus isolate PPM17 chromosome 3, ASM2315922v1, whole genome shotgun sequence, a single window of DNA contains:
- the Mmp12 gene encoding macrophage metalloelastase — protein METSRNFLEKKIQEMQKFFGLKVTGQLDSSTLEVMHTPRCGVPDVQDFRTQPRRPAWNKHHLTYRIHNYTPDLKKEEVDYAIQKAFQVWSDVTPLKFRKIYTGKADIVILFAHREHGDFSPFDGRGGVLAHAYGPGSGIGGDAHFDEAEIWSKNFKGINLFLVAVHELGHSLGLGHSKDPKAIMFPNYRYSDLNTFHLSADDIRGIQSLYGVPQAYESKPRPDSQGPDACHPNLSFDAVTTMGDKILFFKDRFFWWRNPERPATGVSSIQSMWPPLPAGIQAAYEIKAQNQIFLFKDDKYWLISDLRPEPNYPKSIYSLGFPTSVKNIDAALFNPLYYKAYFFVGNQYWRYDVKRQAMDPTYPRLISTYFPGIENKIDAVFYFKRHYYFFQGPNQLEYDTQLHQITKRLKSNSWFGC, from the exons atggaaacCAGTAGAAACTTCCTagagaaaaaaatccaggaaatGCAGAAGTTCTTTGGGCTGAAAGTGACGGGGCAGCTGGACTCGTCTACTCTGGAAGTGATGCACACCCCTCGGTGCGGCGTGCCGGACGTGCAGGACTTCCGAACGCAGCCGAGGAGGCCCGCGTGGAACAAACACCACCTCACCTACAG AATCCATAATTACACCCCTGACCTGAAGAAGGAGGAGGTTGATTATGCCATCCAGAAAGCTTTTCAAGTGTGGAGTGACGTAACGCCCTTGAAATTCAGAAAGATTTATACAGGCAAAGCTGACATTGTGATACTTTTCGCACACAGAG AACATGGTGACTTCAGTCCTTTTGATGGCAGAGGTGGGGTCTTGGCCCACGCTTACGGACCAGGCTCTGGTATTGGAGGAGATGCACATTTTGATGAGGCAGAAATATGGAGCAAAAATTTCAAAG GCATAAACTTGTTCCTTGTTGCTGTTCACGAGCTTGGTCATTCCCTGGGACTCGGTCATTCCAAAGACCCAAAGGCAATAATGTTCCCCAACTACCGCTACAGTGACCTTAACACATTCCACCTCTCTGCTGATGACATACGAGGCATTCAGTCCCTCTACG GAGTCCCACAGGCTTACGAATCCAAGCCAAGACCTGACAGTCAAGGACCAGATGCCTGCCACCCTAACTTGAGTTTTGATGCTGTCACTACAATGGGAGATAAAATCCTTTTCTTTAAAGACCG GTTCTTCTGGTGGAGGAATCCCGAGAGGCCAGCCACCGGAGTTAGTTCCATTCAGTCCATGTGGCCACCCTTACCAGCCGGCATTCAAGCTGCTTATGAAATTAAAGCCCAAaaccaaatttttctttttaaag ATGACAAGTACTGGTTAATAAGCGATTTAAGACCAGAGCCAAACTATCCCAAGAGTATATATTCTCTGGGCTTCCCCACATCTGTGAAAAACATTGATGCAGCTCTCTTCAACCCACTGTACTATAAAGCCTACTTCTTTGTGGGTAACCAATATTGGAG GTATGATGTGAAGAGACAGGCCATGGACCCCACTTATCCCAGGCTGATTAGCACATACTTCCCCGGGATTGAAAACAAAATTGATGCAGTCTTCTATTTCAAAA gaCACTACTATTTCTTCCAAGGACCTAATCAACTTGAGTACGATACCCAACTGCATCAaatcaccaaaaggctgaagAGCAACAGCTGGTTTGGATGTTAG
- the LOC125349681 gene encoding stromelysin-1-like: MKSLPVVLFLCVGVGSGYPLEGPARSEEGSMELVQQYLENYYNLEKDAKQFVKRKDSRPVVKKIQEMQKFLGLEVTGQLDSPTMRMMGRPRCGVPDVGDFTTFPGTPKWEKHHLTYRIVNYTPDLPRHAVDSAIAKALSAWAEVTPLTFSRKDEGEADIMISFAVGEHGDFSPFDGPGMVLAHAYAPGPGIHGDAHFDDDERWTDDTRVGTNLFLVAAHELGHSLGLFHSANTEALMFPVYKSFTDLATFRLSQDDVNGIQSLYGPSLSSAEPPRGPSPPEPATPAKCDPALSFDAVCTLRGEILFFKDRHFWRQSLRTIEPGFHLISSFWPSLPSSIDAAYEVASRDTVFIFKGRKFWAIRGHEAQAGYPRSIHALGFPATVEKIDAAISDKEKKKTFFFVEDKYWSYDEKRQSMEPGFPRKTAEHFPGVDGTVDAAFEQFGFYYFFSGSSQLEFDPNAKKVTHILKSTTWFHC; the protein is encoded by the exons ATGAAGAGTCTTCCAGTCGTGCTGTTCCTATGTGTGGGAGTTGGCTCCGGGTACCCACTGGAGGGACCTGCAAGGAGCGAGGAAGGAAGcatggagcttgttcag CAATACCTAGAAAACTACTACAACCTTGAAAAAGATGCCAAACAGTTTGTGAAAAGAAAGGACAGTCGTCCCGTGgttaaaaaaatccaagaaatgcAGAAGTTCCTGGGGTTGGAGGTGACCGGGCAGCTGGACTCCCCCACCATGAGGATGATGGGCAGGCCCAGGTGCGGCGTTCCCGACGTGGGCGACTTCACCACCTTTCCCGGCACCCCAAAGTGGGAGAAACATCACCTTACCTACAG GATCGTGAATTACACGCCCGATTTGCCAAGACACGCGGTGGATTCTGCCATCGCGAAGGCGCTGAGCGCCTGGGCCGAGGTGACTCCACTCACGTTCTCCAGGAAGGACGAGGGAGAGGCTGACATCATGATATCCTTTGCCGTTGGAG AACACGGGGACTTCAGCCCTTTTGATGGACCTGGAATGGTTTTGGCTCACGCCTATGCCCCTGGGCCAGGCATTCATGGCGATGCTCACTTTGATGATGATGAGAGATGGACTGATGATACAAGAG tagggACCAATTTATTTCTGGTTGCTGCTCATGAACTTGGCCACTCTCTGGGCCTCTTCCACTCAGCCAACACTGAAGCTCTGATGTTCCCCGTCTACAAGTCCTTCACCGACCTGGCCACGTTCCGCCTTTCCCAGGATGATGTGAATGGCATCCAGTCTCTCTACG GGCCTTCGCTGTCCTCCGCTGAGCCCCCCCGGGGGCCCAGCCCCCCGGAACCTGCCACCCCAGCCAAGTGTGACCCTGCTCTGTCCTTCGATGCAGTGTGCACCCTGAGGGGAGAAATCTTGTTCTTTAAAGACAG GCATTTCTGGCGTCAGTCTCTCAGAACCATTGAGCCTGGATTTCATCTGATCTCTTCATTttggccatcccttccttcaagcATAGACGCTGCGTATGAAGTTGCCAGCAGGGACACGGTCTTCATTTTTAAAG GCCGTAAGTTCTGGGCCATCCGCGGCCATGAGGCACAGGCTGGGTACCCGAGAAGCATCCACGCCCTGGGTTTCCCAGCGACTGTGGAGAAAATCGATGCAGCCATTTCCgacaaggagaaaaagaaaacattcttcttCGTGGAGGACAAATACTGGAG CTATGACGAGAAGAGACAGTCCATGGAGCCAGGCTTTCCCAGGAAGACAGCCGAGCACTTCCCAGGGGTGGACGGCACAGTGGACGCTGCCTTTGAACAGTTTG GATTTTACTATTTCTTCAGTGGGTCTTCACAGTTGGAGTTTGACCCAAATGCAAAGAAGGTGACGCACATTTTGAAGAGTACCACCTGGTTCCATTGTTAG